Proteins from one Stenotrophomonas aracearum genomic window:
- the pnp gene encoding polyribonucleotide nucleotidyltransferase yields MAKITKTFQYGKHTVTLETGEIARQAGGAVIVKFDDTVLLVSAVAAKSAREGQDFFPLTCDYQEKFYAGGRIPGGFFKREGRATEKETLISRLIDRPIRPLFPEDYKNEVQIIATVMSLNPDIDGDIPALIGASAALSLAGTPFKGPIAAAKVGYKNGEYILNPTVTELKDSELELVVAGTANAVLMVESEAALLSEDVMLGAVTFGHREMQKVINAINELTVEAGTKPSTWVAPAKNDALISALQEAIGPRLGEAFQVRDKLQRRDAISAIKKDVTESLAGRVAADGWNPAELSKEFGELEYSTMRNSVLDTKVRIDGRALDTVRPIAVKTGILPRVHGSSLFTRGETQAIVTITLGTARDGQVIDAVSGEYKDNFLFHYNFPPYSVGETGRMMGPKRREIGHGRLAKRGVLAVMPSLEAFPYTIRVVSEITESNGSSSMASVCGSSLALMDAGVPVKSPVAGIAMGLVKEGDRFVVLSDILGDEDHLGDMDFKVAGTAEGISALQMDIKIEGITEEIMKQALQQAKAGRLHILGEMAHGLTAPREELSDYAPRLLTIKIHPDKIREVIGKGGSTIQAITKETGTQIDIQDDGTIVIASVNAIAAQAAKARIEQITSDVEPGRIYEGKVAKIMDFGAFVTILPGKDGLVHVSQISSERVEKVGDKLKEGDVVKVKVLEVDKQGRIRLSMKAVEEGEGASAE; encoded by the coding sequence GTGGCAAAAATCACCAAAACCTTCCAGTACGGCAAGCACACCGTCACGCTTGAAACCGGCGAAATCGCCCGTCAGGCCGGTGGCGCCGTCATCGTCAAGTTCGACGACACCGTGCTGCTGGTCTCCGCCGTGGCTGCCAAGAGCGCGCGTGAGGGCCAGGACTTCTTCCCGCTGACCTGTGACTATCAGGAGAAGTTCTACGCCGGTGGCCGCATCCCGGGTGGCTTCTTCAAGCGCGAAGGCCGCGCGACCGAAAAAGAGACGCTGATTTCGCGCCTGATCGATCGCCCGATCCGTCCGCTGTTCCCGGAAGACTACAAGAACGAAGTTCAGATCATCGCCACGGTGATGTCGCTGAACCCGGACATCGACGGCGACATCCCGGCGCTGATCGGTGCTTCGGCCGCCCTGTCGCTGGCCGGCACCCCGTTCAAGGGCCCGATCGCCGCCGCCAAGGTCGGTTACAAGAACGGTGAGTACATCCTCAACCCGACCGTGACCGAACTGAAGGATTCGGAGCTGGAACTGGTCGTGGCCGGTACCGCCAACGCCGTGCTGATGGTCGAATCCGAAGCCGCGCTGCTGTCCGAAGACGTGATGCTGGGCGCCGTGACCTTCGGTCACCGCGAAATGCAGAAGGTCATCAACGCCATCAACGAGCTGACCGTGGAAGCCGGCACCAAGCCGTCGACCTGGGTTGCCCCGGCCAAGAACGACGCCCTGATCAGCGCCCTGCAGGAAGCCATCGGCCCGCGCCTGGGCGAAGCCTTCCAGGTGCGCGACAAGCTGCAGCGCCGTGACGCCATCTCGGCGATCAAGAAGGACGTGACCGAGTCGCTGGCCGGCCGCGTTGCCGCCGACGGCTGGAACCCGGCCGAACTGTCGAAGGAATTCGGCGAGCTGGAATACAGCACCATGCGTAACTCGGTGCTGGACACCAAGGTCCGCATCGACGGCCGTGCGCTGGACACCGTCCGCCCGATCGCCGTGAAGACCGGCATCCTGCCGCGCGTCCACGGTTCCTCGCTGTTCACCCGCGGTGAAACCCAGGCCATCGTCACCATCACCCTGGGCACCGCACGCGACGGCCAGGTGATCGACGCCGTCTCGGGCGAGTACAAGGACAACTTCCTGTTCCATTACAACTTCCCGCCGTACTCGGTCGGTGAGACCGGCCGCATGATGGGCCCGAAGCGTCGCGAAATCGGCCACGGCCGCCTCGCCAAGCGCGGCGTGCTGGCAGTGATGCCGTCGCTGGAAGCCTTCCCGTACACCATCCGCGTGGTCTCGGAAATCACCGAGTCGAACGGTTCCTCGTCGATGGCCTCGGTCTGCGGTTCCTCGCTGGCCCTGATGGACGCCGGCGTGCCGGTCAAGTCGCCGGTCGCCGGTATCGCCATGGGCCTGGTCAAGGAAGGCGATCGCTTCGTCGTCCTGTCCGACATCCTGGGTGACGAAGACCACCTGGGCGACATGGACTTCAAGGTGGCCGGTACCGCTGAGGGCATCTCCGCCCTGCAGATGGACATCAAGATCGAAGGCATCACCGAAGAGATCATGAAGCAGGCACTGCAGCAGGCCAAGGCTGGCCGTCTGCACATCCTGGGTGAAATGGCCCACGGCCTGACCGCCCCGCGCGAAGAGCTGTCGGACTACGCGCCGCGCCTGCTGACCATCAAGATCCACCCGGACAAGATCCGCGAAGTGATCGGCAAGGGTGGTTCCACCATCCAGGCCATCACCAAGGAAACCGGCACCCAGATCGACATCCAGGACGACGGCACCATCGTCATCGCTTCGGTCAACGCCATTGCCGCGCAGGCTGCCAAGGCCCGCATCGAGCAGATCACCTCGGACGTCGAGCCGGGTCGCATCTACGAAGGCAAGGTCGCCAAGATCATGGACTTCGGTGCGTTCGTGACCATCCTGCCGGGCAAGGACGGCCTGGTGCACGTCTCGCAGATCTCCAGCGAGCGCGTCGAGAAGGTCGGCGACAAGCTGAAGGAAGGCGACGTGGTCAAGGTCAAGGTGCTGGAAGTCGACAAGCAGGGCCGTATCCGCCTGTCGATGAAGGCCGTCGAAGAAGGCGAAGGCGCTTCGGCCGAATAA
- the rpsO gene encoding 30S ribosomal protein S15 — protein MSIDTQKVIEDNKRSAADTGSPEVQVALLTARIELLTGHFKAHKKDHHSRRGLLQMVNRRRSLLDYLKKKDGARYKALIEKLGLRR, from the coding sequence ATGTCGATCGACACCCAGAAGGTCATTGAAGACAACAAGCGCAGCGCCGCCGACACCGGCTCCCCGGAAGTGCAGGTCGCCCTGCTGACCGCCCGCATCGAGCTGCTGACCGGCCACTTCAAGGCCCACAAGAAGGACCACCACAGCCGTCGTGGCCTGCTGCAGATGGTCAACCGCCGCCGCAGCCTGCTGGACTACCTGAAGAAGAAGGACGGCGCGCGTTACAAGGCCCTGATCGAAAAGCTCGGCCTGCGTCGCTAA
- the truB gene encoding tRNA pseudouridine(55) synthase TruB — protein MTRITFRRLDGILLLDKPAGMSSNAALQVARRLFRADKGGHTGSLDPLATGLLPLCFGEATKIAGLLLGSAKAYDAEVVLGQTTDTDDSDGSVLLERPVPAISREQLEAALAPLKGRIRQRAPIYSALKQGGEPLYMKARRGETIEAPERDVEVHAIEVLDQQPTRLSLRVTCGSGTYIRSLARDLGETLGCGAHIAGLRRLWVDPFREAPMVTLDTLRELAGQGDETALEALLLPLAAGLADYPRVDLDAEQAPRFSVGQRLRNPAWGAGTVAVYGPNGPILGLGEVDETGRLSPQRCFNL, from the coding sequence ATGACCCGAATCACCTTCCGTCGCCTCGACGGCATCCTGCTGCTCGACAAGCCCGCCGGCATGAGTTCCAACGCCGCGCTGCAGGTGGCACGCCGCCTGTTCCGTGCCGACAAGGGCGGCCACACCGGCAGCCTCGACCCGCTCGCCACCGGCCTGCTGCCGCTGTGCTTCGGCGAGGCCACCAAGATTGCCGGCCTGCTGCTGGGCTCGGCCAAGGCCTACGACGCCGAAGTGGTGCTGGGCCAGACCACCGATACCGACGATTCCGACGGCAGCGTGCTGCTGGAACGCCCCGTGCCTGCCATCAGCCGTGAGCAGCTCGAGGCCGCACTGGCGCCCCTGAAGGGCCGGATACGACAGCGCGCACCGATCTATTCCGCCCTCAAGCAAGGTGGCGAACCGCTGTACATGAAGGCGCGCCGGGGCGAGACCATCGAAGCGCCGGAGCGCGACGTGGAGGTCCACGCCATCGAGGTGCTGGACCAGCAGCCGACCCGCTTGTCGCTGCGGGTGACCTGCGGTTCAGGCACCTACATCCGCAGCCTGGCCCGCGACCTGGGCGAAACCCTGGGCTGCGGCGCCCACATCGCCGGCCTGCGCCGCCTGTGGGTGGACCCGTTCCGCGAGGCGCCCATGGTGACCCTGGACACGCTGCGCGAGCTGGCCGGGCAGGGCGACGAAACCGCCCTGGAAGCCCTGCTGCTGCCGCTGGCGGCCGGCCTGGCGGACTATCCGCGAGTCGACCTGGATGCTGAACAGGCGCCCCGGTTCTCGGTGGGCCAGCGCCTGCGCAACCCGGCCTGGGGCGCGGGAACGGTCGCCGTATACGGCCCAAACGGCCCGATCCTGGGGCTTGGCGAGGTCGACGAGACCGGCCGGCTGTCCCCGCAGCGCTGCTTCAACCTCTGA
- the rbfA gene encoding 30S ribosome-binding factor RbfA: MPKTFHRTDRVSAQIRRELGTLVHNAVREHGLPSVSVSDVEITRDMAHAKIFVTALMPERSEEAMKGLKEIAWGLRMELAKAMKLRHVPELHFHYDDSVDRGERIDNLLRDLPDTLAAEKSREAEDGDDDNDTEAK, from the coding sequence GTGCCCAAAACCTTCCATCGAACCGACCGTGTTTCCGCCCAGATCCGCCGTGAGCTGGGTACGCTCGTGCACAACGCGGTGCGTGAACACGGCCTGCCTTCGGTGAGTGTGTCCGACGTGGAAATCACGCGCGACATGGCGCACGCCAAGATCTTCGTCACCGCCCTCATGCCGGAACGTTCGGAAGAGGCGATGAAGGGGCTGAAGGAAATCGCCTGGGGGCTGCGCATGGAACTGGCCAAGGCCATGAAACTGCGCCACGTGCCGGAGCTGCACTTCCACTACGACGACTCGGTCGACCGTGGCGAGCGCATCGACAACCTGCTGCGTGACCTGCCCGATACGTTGGCGGCGGAAAAGAGCCGCGAAGCCGAAGACGGCGACGACGACAACGACACCGAAGCCAAGTGA
- the infB gene encoding translation initiation factor IF-2 — protein MSQQTTIRKLAELVNTPVEKLLVQLAEAGMKFSGPDQVVTSTEKVKLLGFLRRSHGKAEQPVESADDAAKKITLNRRKLQEVTVSAGRSKATVNVEVRQKRTYTKDASGKAMTPDEERADILRKLEESRQRNLDEQRSLAEKDRVRDEEIARKRQEEQDAKDRAEAERKAAEAAAEAAKNAPPAPVAAPRPAVSEAPARAAARPSAPAPARTAGRADDRNSNNNRPGAKRDEDGGNRFAGQMHLSAADRARRGNNSNTRGRPGGRAQPGRRDSNQSRSGGGAHGFERPVAPIVRDVTIGDTITVADLAQKLALKGGDVVKALFKMGVMATITQTIDHDTAALVTEELGHNVTRANTNDAEDALLALNEGEQGVAVARPPVVTIMGHVDHGKTSLLDYIRRTKVATGEAGGITQHIGAYHVETPKGVISFLDTPGHAAFTSMRARGAKLTDIVVLVVAADDGVMPQTKEAIQHARSAGVPLIVAINKMDKSGADPMRVKNELLTEQVVAEDFGGDIQMVEISAKAGTGVDNLLDAISIQAELLELKAVAEGRASGVVIESSLDKGRGPIATVLVQQGSLKKGDYLVCGIQYGRVRALFDETGKQPDHAGPSIPVQVLGLSGVPDAGDDFVVVEDERLAKDVAQQRETKRRESRMVQSAGSRMEDIMATLGKGNGQQVLNLVIKADVQGSVQALSQALVGLSNDDIRINVIHSGVGGITESDANSAVASKATVIGFNVRADASARRIIESNGVDLRYFSIIYDVIDQVKQVASGLLGVEIREEIIGIAQVRDVFRSSKFGAVAGCMVIEGTVKRSKPIRVLRDSVVVFEGELESLRRFKENVEEVRNGTECGIGVKAYNDVKAGDQIECFERIEVPRTL, from the coding sequence ATGTCGCAGCAAACCACCATCCGCAAGCTTGCCGAACTGGTCAACACGCCGGTCGAAAAACTGCTTGTACAGCTTGCCGAAGCCGGCATGAAGTTCAGCGGTCCCGACCAGGTCGTGACCAGCACCGAGAAGGTGAAGCTCCTGGGCTTCCTTCGTCGTTCGCATGGCAAGGCCGAGCAGCCCGTCGAAAGCGCAGACGACGCTGCAAAGAAGATCACCCTGAACCGTCGCAAGTTGCAGGAAGTGACCGTCAGCGCCGGCCGCAGCAAGGCCACCGTCAACGTGGAAGTGCGCCAGAAGCGCACCTACACCAAGGACGCCAGTGGCAAGGCGATGACGCCGGATGAGGAGCGCGCCGACATCCTGCGCAAGCTGGAGGAATCCCGCCAGCGCAATCTGGACGAGCAGCGCTCGCTGGCCGAAAAGGACCGCGTGCGCGACGAAGAGATCGCACGCAAGCGCCAGGAAGAGCAGGACGCCAAGGACCGCGCCGAAGCCGAGCGCAAGGCTGCCGAAGCCGCTGCGGAAGCTGCGAAGAACGCACCGCCGGCACCGGTGGCTGCACCGCGCCCGGCCGTCAGCGAAGCGCCGGCACGTGCTGCCGCGCGTCCGTCGGCACCGGCTCCGGCCCGTACGGCCGGCCGTGCCGATGACCGCAATTCGAACAACAACCGCCCCGGCGCCAAGCGCGACGAAGACGGTGGCAACCGCTTCGCCGGCCAGATGCACCTGTCGGCCGCCGACCGTGCGCGCCGTGGCAACAACAGCAACACGCGTGGTCGTCCGGGTGGGCGCGCGCAGCCGGGTCGTCGCGACAGCAACCAGTCGCGCAGCGGCGGCGGTGCCCATGGTTTCGAACGTCCGGTCGCTCCGATCGTGCGTGATGTCACCATCGGCGACACCATCACCGTGGCCGACCTGGCCCAGAAGCTGGCCCTGAAGGGCGGCGACGTGGTCAAGGCGCTGTTCAAGATGGGCGTGATGGCCACCATCACCCAGACCATCGACCATGACACCGCGGCGCTGGTGACCGAAGAACTCGGCCACAACGTGACCCGTGCCAACACCAACGACGCCGAAGACGCGCTGCTGGCGTTGAACGAAGGCGAGCAGGGCGTAGCCGTTGCACGTCCGCCGGTGGTCACCATCATGGGCCACGTCGACCACGGCAAGACCTCGCTGCTGGACTACATCCGCCGCACCAAGGTCGCCACCGGCGAAGCCGGCGGCATCACCCAGCACATCGGTGCGTACCACGTTGAAACGCCGAAGGGCGTGATCAGCTTCCTGGATACCCCGGGCCACGCCGCGTTCACCTCGATGCGTGCCCGCGGTGCCAAGCTGACCGACATCGTGGTGCTGGTGGTGGCTGCCGACGACGGCGTCATGCCGCAGACCAAGGAAGCGATCCAGCACGCCCGTTCTGCCGGTGTGCCGCTGATCGTGGCGATCAACAAGATGGACAAGTCCGGCGCCGACCCGATGCGGGTCAAGAACGAGCTGCTCACCGAGCAGGTCGTGGCCGAAGACTTCGGTGGCGACATCCAGATGGTGGAGATCTCGGCCAAGGCGGGCACGGGCGTCGACAACCTGCTGGACGCCATCTCGATCCAGGCCGAACTGCTGGAACTGAAGGCCGTGGCCGAAGGCCGCGCCAGCGGCGTGGTCATCGAGTCCTCGCTGGACAAGGGCCGTGGCCCGATCGCCACCGTGCTGGTGCAGCAGGGTTCGCTGAAGAAGGGCGACTACCTGGTGTGCGGCATCCAGTACGGCCGCGTGCGCGCGCTGTTCGACGAAACCGGCAAGCAGCCGGACCACGCCGGTCCGTCGATTCCGGTGCAGGTGCTGGGCCTGTCCGGCGTGCCGGACGCAGGCGACGACTTCGTCGTGGTCGAGGACGAGCGCCTGGCCAAGGACGTCGCGCAGCAGCGCGAAACCAAGCGCCGTGAATCGCGCATGGTGCAGTCCGCCGGCAGCCGCATGGAAGACATCATGGCGACCCTGGGCAAGGGCAATGGCCAGCAGGTGCTGAACCTGGTGATCAAGGCCGACGTGCAGGGTTCGGTGCAGGCGCTGAGCCAGGCCCTGGTGGGCCTGTCCAACGACGACATCCGCATCAACGTGATCCACTCCGGCGTGGGCGGCATCACCGAGTCGGATGCCAACTCGGCCGTCGCCTCCAAGGCCACCGTCATCGGCTTCAACGTACGTGCGGACGCTTCGGCGCGTCGCATCATCGAATCCAATGGCGTGGACCTGCGTTACTTCTCGATCATCTATGACGTGATCGACCAGGTGAAGCAGGTGGCTTCCGGTCTGCTCGGCGTGGAAATCCGCGAAGAGATCATCGGTATCGCCCAGGTCCGCGACGTGTTCCGCAGCTCCAAGTTCGGTGCGGTGGCCGGTTGTATGGTCATCGAAGGCACGGTCAAGCGCAGCAAGCCGATCCGCGTCCTGCGCGACAGCGTGGTGGTGTTCGAAGGCGAGCTGGAATCGCTGCGTCGCTTCAAGGAGAACGTGGAAGAAGTCCGCAACGGTACCGAATGCGGTATCGGCGTGAAGGCTTACAACGACGTGAAGGCCGGCGACCAGATCGAATGCTTCGAGCGTATCGAAGTGCCGCGTACCCTGTAA
- the nusA gene encoding transcription termination factor NusA encodes MSKELLLVVDAVANEKGVPREVIFEAIEAALASAAKKRYPDEEVLARVSIDHKDGTYETFRRWEVVADDVVMESPDRQVRLMDAIDEADGVEVGDFIEEQIENPDFGRIAAQAAKQVIVQRVREAERQQVVDAWKDRVGELVTGVVKRAERGNIYVDLGGNAEAFIPKDKGIPRDVLRAGDRVRGYLAEVRSEPRGPQLFISRAAPEFMIELFKLEVPEVGQGLVVIKACARDPGDRAKIAVLAHDARTDPIGACIGMRGSRVQAVSNELNGERVDIVLWNDNPANFVINAMAPAEVQSIIVDEDKHSMDLAVAEERLAQAIGKGGQNVRLASRLTGWQLNVMTQDQVTAKSEAEQGVARQLFMDKLEVDEEIAAILVTEGFNTVEEIAYVPVGELLAVEGFDEDIVEELRARARDALLNEALAVEEGLDEGSPSEDLLALEGMDEATAYALAGHGVRTSEDLSDLAADEILEFGIEDMDQERAAALILAARAEEIARLERGE; translated from the coding sequence ATGAGCAAGGAACTTCTGCTGGTAGTGGATGCGGTCGCCAATGAAAAGGGCGTTCCGCGTGAAGTGATCTTCGAGGCGATCGAGGCCGCGCTGGCTTCGGCCGCCAAGAAGCGCTACCCCGATGAGGAAGTGCTGGCCCGTGTGTCGATCGACCACAAGGACGGCACCTACGAAACCTTCCGCCGCTGGGAAGTGGTGGCCGACGACGTGGTCATGGAATCGCCGGACCGCCAGGTGCGCCTGATGGACGCCATCGACGAAGCCGACGGCGTGGAAGTGGGCGACTTCATCGAAGAGCAGATCGAAAACCCGGACTTCGGCCGCATCGCGGCGCAGGCCGCCAAGCAGGTGATCGTCCAGCGCGTGCGCGAAGCCGAGCGCCAGCAGGTGGTCGATGCGTGGAAGGACCGCGTGGGCGAACTGGTCACCGGCGTGGTCAAGCGCGCCGAGCGCGGCAACATCTATGTGGACCTGGGCGGCAACGCCGAGGCCTTCATCCCGAAGGACAAGGGCATTCCGCGCGACGTGCTGCGCGCCGGCGACCGCGTGCGCGGTTACCTGGCCGAAGTGCGCTCGGAACCGCGTGGTCCGCAGCTGTTCATCAGCCGCGCCGCCCCGGAATTCATGATCGAGCTGTTCAAGCTGGAAGTGCCGGAAGTGGGCCAGGGCCTGGTCGTGATCAAGGCCTGTGCACGCGACCCGGGCGACCGCGCCAAGATCGCCGTGCTCGCCCACGACGCGCGCACCGATCCGATCGGCGCCTGCATCGGCATGCGCGGTTCGCGCGTGCAGGCCGTGTCCAACGAGCTCAATGGCGAGCGCGTGGACATCGTGCTGTGGAACGACAACCCCGCCAACTTCGTCATCAATGCGATGGCGCCGGCGGAAGTGCAGTCGATCATCGTCGATGAAGACAAGCACTCGATGGACCTGGCCGTGGCGGAAGAACGCCTGGCCCAGGCGATCGGCAAGGGCGGCCAGAACGTGCGCCTGGCCAGCCGCCTGACCGGTTGGCAGCTGAATGTGATGACCCAGGACCAGGTGACCGCCAAGTCCGAGGCAGAGCAGGGCGTTGCCCGCCAGCTGTTCATGGACAAGCTGGAAGTGGATGAAGAAATCGCCGCCATCCTGGTGACCGAAGGCTTCAACACCGTGGAAGAAATCGCCTACGTCCCGGTTGGCGAACTGCTGGCCGTGGAAGGCTTCGACGAAGACATCGTCGAGGAACTGCGTGCCCGTGCCCGCGACGCGCTGCTCAACGAAGCGCTCGCGGTGGAAGAAGGTCTGGATGAAGGTTCGCCGTCTGAAGACCTGCTCGCCCTGGAAGGCATGGACGAGGCAACCGCCTACGCCCTGGCCGGCCATGGCGTGCGTACGAGTGAGGACCTGTCGGACCTGGCCGCCGACGAGATCCTCGAGTTCGGCATCGAAGACATGGACCAGGAGCGCGCCGCCGCCCTGATCCTTGCCGCCCGAGCCGAGGAGATCGCCCGCCTGGAGCGCGGCGAATGA
- the rimP gene encoding ribosome maturation factor RimP, producing the protein MSDKATEIANLLGPTVQSLGLELLGVEYLTAPGGATLRLYIDVPLAEQPERMVNIDDCERVSREVSAQLDVEDPISANYTLEVSSPGVDRPLFTREQFERAIGESAKVVLKLPQDGRRRLQGEILGVDAEQNTVTFKVDNSPFTADVENIDKARIMPDWAALGLAPTKPTGPAPKQGGKANKKPSNEPAAKKPRAE; encoded by the coding sequence GTGAGCGACAAGGCAACTGAAATCGCGAATCTGCTCGGCCCCACCGTTCAGTCGCTGGGTCTCGAGCTGCTGGGTGTGGAATACCTGACCGCCCCGGGTGGCGCCACGCTGCGCCTGTATATCGACGTGCCGCTGGCCGAACAGCCCGAGCGCATGGTCAATATCGACGACTGCGAGCGGGTCAGCCGCGAAGTGTCGGCCCAGCTGGACGTGGAAGACCCGATCAGCGCCAATTACACGCTGGAAGTCTCCTCGCCGGGCGTCGACCGCCCGCTGTTCACCCGCGAGCAGTTCGAGCGAGCCATCGGCGAATCGGCCAAGGTCGTGCTGAAGCTGCCGCAGGACGGCCGCCGTCGCCTGCAGGGCGAAATCCTGGGCGTGGACGCCGAACAGAATACGGTCACCTTCAAGGTCGACAATTCCCCGTTTACCGCCGATGTCGAGAATATCGACAAGGCACGCATCATGCCGGACTGGGCCGCCCTCGGCCTGGCTCCGACCAAACCGACTGGCCCGGCGCCCAAGCAGGGTGGCAAGGCGAACAAGAAACCATCCAACGAGCCCGCGGCCAAGAAGCCGCGCGCGGAGTGA
- the nuoN gene encoding NADH-quinone oxidoreductase subunit NuoN yields MTTSPLLPLTAADLPPLAPELVLIGSAFALMILDLFISKQNKIWTHLFSVAALAVVLFMLATGVGGQGEVFHGMFVRDTAADVMKVVVVLCSGLTLIYGWSYLRERDLFQGEIPVLVMFATAGMMILVSAGSLLMVYLGLELLALCSYALVASNRDNGLATEAAMKYIVLGSLASGLLLYGMSLIYGATGSLHLDAINAAIPQSDEKMLLLTGAVFMIAGVAFKLGAAPFHMWLPDVYQGAPAPIALFISSAPKLAAFGMAYRLLEMGIGPLSDEWKYLIGGLAALSLVVGNLMAIAQSNLKRMLAYSTVSHIGFLLLGIAGGGERGYAAALFYALSYAIMSTAGFGAIIALSRNGFEAEKIDDLKGLNARNPWMAGLVLCIMASMAGIPPFLGFWTKLAVLSAAINGGMLWLAILGVICAVIGCFYYLRVIKVMYFDEPVGEPLPANNDRVLGVVLGVNALALLALGIAWNPIMVWCQQAFAHLA; encoded by the coding sequence ATGACCACCTCGCCGCTGTTGCCATTGACCGCCGCTGACCTGCCGCCGCTCGCTCCGGAGCTGGTGCTGATCGGCAGTGCGTTCGCCCTGATGATCCTCGACCTGTTCATCAGCAAGCAGAACAAGATCTGGACCCACCTGTTCTCGGTTGCCGCGCTGGCAGTCGTGCTGTTCATGCTCGCCACGGGCGTGGGCGGGCAGGGCGAGGTCTTCCACGGCATGTTCGTCCGCGACACCGCGGCCGATGTGATGAAGGTCGTGGTCGTGCTGTGCAGCGGCCTGACCCTGATCTACGGCTGGAGCTACCTGCGCGAGCGCGACCTGTTCCAGGGCGAAATCCCGGTGCTGGTGATGTTCGCCACCGCCGGCATGATGATCCTGGTTTCGGCCGGCAGCCTGCTGATGGTGTACCTGGGCCTGGAACTGCTGGCGCTGTGCTCCTACGCACTGGTGGCCAGCAACCGAGACAACGGCCTGGCGACCGAAGCGGCGATGAAGTACATCGTGCTGGGTTCGCTGGCCTCGGGCCTGCTGCTGTACGGCATGTCGCTGATCTACGGCGCCACCGGCTCCCTGCACCTGGACGCGATCAACGCGGCCATTCCGCAGTCGGACGAGAAGATGCTGCTGCTGACCGGCGCGGTGTTCATGATCGCCGGCGTCGCCTTCAAGCTCGGCGCGGCCCCGTTCCACATGTGGCTGCCCGACGTGTACCAGGGCGCCCCGGCGCCGATCGCGCTGTTCATCAGCTCGGCCCCGAAGCTGGCCGCGTTCGGCATGGCCTATCGCCTGCTGGAAATGGGCATCGGCCCGCTGTCGGACGAGTGGAAGTACCTGATCGGTGGGCTGGCCGCGCTGTCGCTGGTGGTCGGCAACCTGATGGCGATCGCGCAGAGCAACCTCAAGCGCATGCTGGCCTATTCGACCGTCTCGCACATCGGCTTCCTGCTGCTCGGCATTGCCGGTGGCGGCGAGCGCGGTTACGCCGCCGCGCTGTTCTATGCGCTGAGCTACGCGATCATGTCCACCGCCGGTTTCGGCGCGATCATCGCGCTGTCGCGCAACGGCTTCGAGGCCGAGAAGATCGACGACCTGAAGGGCCTGAACGCCCGCAACCCGTGGATGGCCGGCCTGGTCCTGTGCATCATGGCCTCGATGGCCGGCATTCCGCCGTTCCTGGGCTTCTGGACCAAGCTGGCGGTGCTGAGCGCGGCGATCAACGGCGGCATGCTGTGGCTGGCCATCCTCGGCGTGATCTGCGCAGTGATCGGCTGCTTCTACTACCTGCGCGTGATCAAGGTCATGTACTTCGACGAGCCGGTGGGCGAGCCGCTGCCGGCCAACAATGACCGCGTGCTGGGCGTGGTGCTGGGCGTGAACGCGCTGGCGCTGCTGGCCCTGGGCATCGCGTGGAACCCGATCATGGTCTGGTGCCAGCAGGCTTTTGCACATCTCGCATAA